AACCAGAGGAGGGCGCTGTTCGTCCAAACCACACAAAGCAAAAGGTTGTGGAGTTTATAAAATTTGAATGTTATCGGACCCAAAATccattcagacaaaaaaaagaataataagcttaaaatatatttgtttgtatatatatatatatatatatatatatataaaacggTGAGACTATAACTATAACTCTGCCCTTTATTTTGAACTGCtatgtaattcatttttaagaCAGCTTTGACTTTGCACAGCTTGTCCatgagcaacaacaacaacaacctccaCAAGCAAAAACAAGCTGCAGCCGTTAAGATGTGTTGCTGGGAGTTGTGGTGGCAGTAATGAACCTACAGAGACTCTGAGGTTCACAGGGTTGATTCATATTCACACCGAGTCATCCGTCACGAGTGAACACTGCTCCTCACCTTGCCAATACAGGATTTGTCACTTTGCTGAACTCCAAGCACATGAATCTGCCACCAGGCTTCAGGACCCGCAGAGCCTCCTGCAGAGCCTAAAAACAGAAGAGACACGATTAACCACAATGTTAATTATCATGTTATCACAATCAAGTCTGTTATCAAGCAACAGTTTTGTTGGCTACAGCTTCTtcaatgtgaagatttgctgctttttcacGTTCTTTGTATCACTGGATTTTGGACAATTCTAAGACATCTCCCtggatgtttttaaatattacatgaCACTATATACACTGGAAAATGAatcagttgatttaaaaaaagtatgaatagtttaatcaaaaataaaaatgattgtttacATTTAGCAATAAGACAGAAACAAGTGCAAGAGGTGGAAATGTGTCACATAAAATGTAACCTAAAATGACTTTGTTCTTAAAGCATGTGAATCAAAGTACTGTTATAGAACTCATTTCCCTCTCTGCATATTGTTCTGACCAACACATCTTCCTCAAACAGATCACAGTGATCGCTGACAGTGCGATTGTCTATAGAGCAGCACACTGGCTGTTGACTTTGTTCTGCTAACAGGCTGATGATGTGTGCAGAGCCGAAGCACCAAACAGTCTTTATTGGATCATCCTTTCATTAAAGGAAAAGCTGCAGTAATGTCCGGGTCGGTTACCTGATCTATATGGGTGACGTTTCGAATGCCAAAGGCGATGGTATAAAAATCGAACTGGTCATCGTCAAAGGGCAGCTCCTCTGCGTCCCCGGCAACCCACGACAGACCTGatgcacagaggaggagacactcgggtcaaaaaaactgtttgtaaACCTGTGACAGCTTTATACCGACAGTTCTGTTTCCTAATCCTTACTACGTACGCTTGTTCAGGTCGCGTCTGGTCGCACAGAACTCGCACacacttttaattaaattgttctGCATCGAGTCTCTGCGCTGAATTAAGGAGGGGGTGATTTGAATGTTTGGAATTGAATGTCTgcacatattttaatttatattcatgCATAAAATGATCTGAGACCGTTGACAGCCAGTCACAGCTGTACAGCTACAGTCTGAGTTCACTAAGCGCGGCTTAATTTGGCTGAATACGTGCACATTATTTATGAACCTCTCTCTGCCTTTGATCACATTTGACAGAAATACTTTCATGAACCACGGTAACCTGATGTCTCCGGTCAGGAAGTTTATAATTGACCAACATCTCCATTAGTGCAGAAGTTTCTCAGCAGGTGAAGATGAACCAAATCTACTTTATGACTGACTGGATTACTTTGGGGGCTTATTTTACCCCAATTTATAGCCAGTAGGTGAAGACACCAGTCTGAGTGATAACAGGTTGTAACTCTTATTTAAATTATCAATGTTTACAATCTTATTTTTCTGACTAACTGACGACGTCACCAAATGCTACTTGGCAGTTTATGCTAAATATCTTGAGTTTTATTactgatacaaaaacaaaactttttcaTATCTTTCATTAAAGAATATAAACaagtttttctaaaaaaaaaaaacatgttttacttacttttgcaaaataagtcaaactTCTGAAATCTGATCACcccttttatttttgtcttaacattaaaaaaggtTACACAACATCTTTGCCGAATTAATTTCCAGTTTAAAATAAGCAAAGATATGATTTAAATCTGAATTAatcagataaataaattaagacaagaaaaaatagaaataacagtTTACAAAACTGGACcgtatttgttattttgtgttattatgCACACATTTTGGTCAGTTCTCAAAAAGGGTTGAGGTTCGATACGCAGAAACCTGGATATGATGTTGACATGCTACAGGATTTCTTTACGAAAAACTCAAACTAAACATATGACTCTCTCATGGCAGGACAAGTCTAAATCCCTGTAACCACTGGATCTTTACATGCACAGTAACGTGAATGGGATATCCCAAAAACCTGATCTGTGCAGGTGATGTGAAACGTACCAGCAGTGATGCCCATGCTGTCGGCTTTCTTTTTGCCCACTCTCAGCATCTCCTTGTTGATGTCACAGACCACAGCTCTGGACTCCCGGGGGCCGACCTCGTCCTCTGAGGAGGAGTAGTTGTTGGAAATGTCCTGCCACGACGGCGTCTGCATGGACCGGGCCGCCCGCCGCTTCTGCCGCTCTTGCTGAGAGCGAATGTAGTCGAGGAAACGGAAGGAGATGTCACctgcaataaaaacagaagtgtGACCACGCtcaggttttggtttttttccccctagtTTGATGTTTTGCAGAGGTGCATATTTACCCGTTCCGCCCGCCACGTCCAGGAGTTGAACCCCTGGCTGTGGGTGCATGACGTGCAGCAGCGTGTCCTTCCACAACCGATGAACTCCCAGACTCATGGCATCGTTCATGGTATCATACTTCTTCGCCACATTCTCAAACACCTGATACACTGAAAAGGAAACGGGAAAGAGAGAGATCATCTCACTGGAAGCTGACTCAGAGAGGCTATTGCACCTTTCATGCACTaatttattttagatgttttttctcTTGATGCTTTTCTCTTTGGGCTCCAGGAgaaatttaaaaagaatgaaCTTGAAGTCAGTAAATATGTTCAGTTATTGGCATCTCTCTCTGTAATCTGCAATTGCtgacacatagacacacacatatatatatatatatgtcatatatatatatatatatatatgtgtgtcaaCACGTGCCATCATTTAGGACTATAAATCAGTTTCATATACTAATACAGACACAAGACATCACCTctgtaaaacatacagtaccagtcaaaactttggacacaccttctcattcaactactttgaagaatgtaaaatataaaacatattctgtttgttgagcatttgtttgtttaccacataattccatatgtgttccttcatagtttggatgtcttcaatattactacaatgtagaaaaaaataaaaataaagaaaaataaaagacatagatgagaaggtgtgtccaaacttttgactggtactatatataatataataatataaacacacacataaaatataaataaccatTGAATGAtgtgtccaaacacacacacacacactatatatatatacacacatatatatatatatatatatatacatatatacacacacacacacatatatatatatatatatatacacacacacacacacacatacatatatatatatatatatatatatatatatatatatatatatatatatacacacacacacatatatatataagatatagatatagagacACACCCTCtcacaaataataaacattcCTTAATTGTGTGCTTTGGTCTATATATTAACGGATCATCACAGTCATGAACATTTAGTAATATGAATCAGTTTCATATCCTAATACAGACACAAGACATCACCTCTGTAAAACATACACTAATTACAATCCAGACTGATTACTGCCACTTTTAAACTCCTCATGCACATGGCCTTATGCAGCATGTTTGCTACTTAAACCACACTGCACAGCCA
This sequence is a window from Anoplopoma fimbria isolate UVic2021 breed Golden Eagle Sablefish chromosome 13, Afim_UVic_2022, whole genome shotgun sequence. Protein-coding genes within it:
- the coq5 gene encoding 2-methoxy-6-polyprenyl-1,4-benzoquinol methylase, mitochondrial — protein: MTTHCRIVASSANMAASMRLLLRRVIRLSHRDINGPGCCRGPSTCRCLSDAAADRSTHFGFETVPETEKAKRVYQVFENVAKKYDTMNDAMSLGVHRLWKDTLLHVMHPQPGVQLLDVAGGTGDISFRFLDYIRSQQERQKRRAARSMQTPSWQDISNNYSSSEDEVGPRESRAVVCDINKEMLRVGKKKADSMGITAGLSWVAGDAEELPFDDDQFDFYTIAFGIRNVTHIDQALQEALRVLKPGGRFMCLEFSKVTNPVLARLYDAYSFQMIPVLGEVIAGDWKSYQYLVESIRKFPNQEEFKYMIEDAGFYCVKYYNLTGGVVALHSGFKL